Below is a window of Fimbriimonadia bacterium DNA.
GTGGTTCGGCAACACCTGCGCGAGAACCTCGGTATCACGGATCCGCCATCCGCTCTGCTGAAGGCGATTCTGATGGCCAGCACGCGTGACCTCTCACCTGGGCAGTATGGCACCGGCACCCAACGCGAGATACCACCGCCGCCGAACAACGTGGAAGGCTTCGGACGCATGGATGTCGCCGCCGCCACTGGCCCGGCACTACAGGTGTTAGCGGTGAACGACACCATTCGACACGCACGATATGCCGATTACGTGGTGAACGTGCCAGGAGGCAAGCCGGAGATGAGGGTAGTACTGGTATGGACCGATCCACCGGGCCCTAGCACCTCCAGCTTTCAGTTAGTTAACGACCTGGACCTCAGAGTGGACGCGCCCGACGGCACCAGGTACTTCAGCCGTCTACGACGAGATAACATGGAGACGCTGTACTTCGCGAACCCGAAGCCTGGGCAGTGGACGTTCCGGGTAACGGGTTCGAAGGTCAAAACATCCTCGCAAACCTACTCCCTGGCTCTATTCTGGCGGTGGTAGGGTAAATCACCATCGGTCCGCTCTTCGCGATTCCTCCACCGTTTGCGGTGGACGGATCGCCACGCCCATACGGTCCCGAGAGAGCCTGCACTCGACGAACAGCTGGTGCTAGCGCCAGTCTGCATGCGACTCCGCGTTCTGTCATGCTGAGCCCGTCGAAGCATGAGATCGTGTGCAGCGTGCTTATGGATCTAGTAGGTTAGTACGCGGCCAGGGCTGCATGCTTCGACGGGCTCAGCATGACGGGCTGATCCGGTACCCTGCAACACACCCGCTCACGACACGATCTCTCGCTGGGCAGGGTGTCGAGATGCTCGCCGGTATGCGGCGCAGGCGAGGCTGCTTTCCCGGACCGTCGTTCTCGTCTGAGAAAGTCGCGCAGGAAAGCGCCCCGCCGAGATCTCGGAGTGGTCGGAGAAGAGGGTGGTGCAGCCAGGCTGGTCACGGCGCAGCGCCATCACCGCTGCCGCAGACCGGGTCGCAGCATCGCGCCTCTCGAAGGTGGTCACGCCGTCGCCGCCAGTTCTCGTCTACACGCGAGAATGCCCCGAAGTGCAATAATGTGGGGTCGTTGCGCTATGCCTGAGAAGCCCAAGGTTCTCGTCGTCGGACCCGTCCCGCCGCCTGTTGGTGGCGTGGAGACGCAAATCTCCACGCTGCTCGAATCTCCCTTGCGCGAGCGCTTCGACCTGGTGCACTGCAATACGAGCAAGGCGCGGCCGAAGCAAACACAAGGCAAGTTCGACGTCGGGAACATCGTCTGGGCGCTGCGTCACTTCCGGCAGCTTCGTGCGGACATCCGTACGCACAAGCCCGACGTAGTCTACATGCCCGTGTCCTCGACCCACGCGGGCTTTCTTCGCGATGCGGTGTTCGCGGTCATCGTCAATCGGCATCGCCGTCTGCTAGTCGGCCACGTGCACGGGGGAGACTTCGACCGCCTGTATGCCACTGTCAGCCGACCGTTCCAGAAGGTGATTGTTCGAACGCTGAACCGATGCGACGTGGTGTGCGCGCTCGGGACGATGTGGGAGAAACTGTTCCGCTCGGTAGGCGTCCGCTCGGCTGTGCGTATCGTGCCGCCGACCAGCTACCATATGGTTTTCGACCGAGGAGAAAAGGTGGCACGCTCACCCAACGGCCCGAGCGGGAAGGATGGCCAGCCGGTCACCGTGCTATTCGTTGGTCAGGTGGGGCGTCGCAAGGGTGCGTTCGACATCCTGGCTGCGGCAGAGTCCATCCGAGAACGTGCTCCAAACAGCAGATTGCTGATGGTAGGTCCGGACGAGTTCGCAGGCGAGTGGGAGCAGGTGATGGCGGAGGTGGACCGCCGTGGTCTGCAGGACTACATCGAGTTCACCGGTCCGCTACAGGGGGACGACTTGCTCGCAGCCTATTCCCGAGGCGACCTGCTACTACTGCCCTCCTATCACGAAGGCTTCCCCGCGGTGCTGATCGAGGCGGGGGCTTTCGGCGCTCCGGTGGTCACCACCCCGGTCGGCGCAGTCAGAGATTACGTGACAGACGGCGAGAACGGGTATTTCGTGGAGCCCGGGAACGCCGCACAGATTGCGGATCGTGTCGTCGAACTCTGCAACGACTCGGTGAAGCGCTACCAAATGGGGATATGCAACCGTGAGCGAGCGAGGAACTATCATCCCGATTCGATCGCAGCCAGGGTCGGCGATGCCATTCAGCTTGCCATGGACCTGCCACCGCAGCGGCGCGCGCTGGGCAAACGGCCACGCGTCTTGCTGGTTGGCCCGGTTCCACCCCCTGTTGGAGGCGTCGAGTCGGTGACGCGGTGTCTGCTCGACTCGGACCTTCGATTCGACTTCAACGTCATCCACTGCGACACCTCGCGTCGGCAGACGAAGGAGCACGTGAGTCGCTTAACACTACTTAACGTGCTGTGGGCGTCCTTCTATTCCCTAAGATACATTTATCTCGTGCTACGCCACATGCCGCACATCGTGCACATCCCGATGGTCTCGCTGCGTCTGCCGTTCGTCCGCGACGCGGGTCTGACCCTATTCGGTTGCCTCTGTCGGCGCAAGGTGGTGTTGCACAGCCACGACGGCTACCTGCCGGAGGTGTATGACCGTGCAGGGCCGATATGGCGCAAGCTGATGATCTGGATTTTCAACCGCTCCGAGCGCCTCGTGACCCTGACGGATTCGTGGAAGCACTTCTTCGAAGAACGAGGCGTGAAGCGACCGATAGATGTGGTCAACAATCCACTGGACGACATGTTCGGCGACGTGGCGAGTTATCGTAGTGCCAACTCGGATCGGCCGTGGACGGTGCTCTTCGTGGGCGCCATTTGTCGAGACAAGGGAGTACCCGATCTGTTGCAAACTGCAAAGCGGGTACTCGAGGTGCGTCCGGACATCCGATTTCGCTTGGTAGGCCCAGGGCGCTTCGTGGGGGAGTGGGCCGCCATGGTGGCCGAGCGCGGCAAGCTGGGACTGGACGACTTCGTGGAGATGCCGGGCAGCCTCCAAGGAGCCGACCTGCTGCGCGCTTATGCCGACGCCGACTGCTTCGTCCTTCCCACCTACAAGGAAGGCATGCCGGTAGTGCTTCTCGAGGCGATGGCAGCAGGACTGGTGGTGATTACCACCGACGTAGGTGGCATTCTGGACCTGATCGAAGACGGTGTGAACGGTTTCGTCCTGAAGCCGGGCGATGTGGATGGCTTCACCGAGTGCATTCTGGCCATCGCGCAAAACCCGGAGAAGTATCGGTGGATGGGTGAGGAAAACCGGCGAAAGGTACTCTCACACTATATGGCCCATGCCGTCGCCGAGCAGATGGCCGAGGTGTACCGCAGGGTGCTGAACCAGTGAATCTGGGCTGGACTCTGCGACGCCTGCGTGCAATGTCCGCCGCTGAGATCATCATGCGTCTGCGGCGGAGACTACGCGATCACCTAGTGCCACCACTTCGCTCTAAGCTATCTGCAGAGCAAGCGTTCGATACGTACTTCCGAGGAGAAAATCCACTCGCGTCCTGGGGTGAGGTGCCAGACGGTGTGATCTCGTTGCTGCAGGGGCCGCCACCTGCGTTGGAACCCGTGTCGCTAGATGCAGCTCTGCGGCTCGACCTGTTCGGCAAGCAGGTCGTTCTCGATGACCCACCCAACTGGCACAAGAACTACGCCACGGGTGCAGAGTGGCCGATTGGCGAGAAGATGGACTTCCACCGCACGGACCTTGCCGGTGGCCCCAAGTGGGTGTGGGAGATCAACCGGCATAGCATGTTCTCGGCGTTGGCATACGGCTACCACGCTACAGGCGACCTGGCGTACGCCGGGAAGCTGCTGGCGTGGATGGAGGATTGGGTGGATCGCAACCCCGCAGACAGGGGCATCCACTGGACGAGCGCCTTGGAACTGGCGGTACGGCTCGTAGTGTGGACGTGGTGCCTACGCATGGTTGCAGCCAGTCCGGAGGGCAGAGGGCTTCTCGCGCGCTCGCCCATGAAAAAGATCGTGGGTTGCATGGCACAGCACGCCGACTACGTCTGCAACAACTACTCGTACGGCTCCTCGGGTAACAACCACCTAATCGGCGAGGTCGCGGCCTTAGCCGTTTTCGCGCGGTGTTGGCCGGCGTGGGATAGTGCAGACCAGTGGCTCGTTTGGGCCCGCGCGATGGCGGAGCACGAGTGCCTGAACCAATTCTGGCCGGATGGTGTCAGCAAGGAGCAGTCGTTCCACTACGTACCTTTCATCTGGGAGTTCTACCTTCACATGGCACTCGCTGGAATACCTCTGTCGCCAGAAGTGATCGCTCGGCTCGATGCATCCGCGCGGTTCGTGGACGCCATAGCTACTTGCTCCGGATTCGTGCCTCAAGTAGGTGACGAAGACGACGGCACGGTACTGCGTCAGTTGCCCGGCGGCTGGCCTCGTTTCGGAGTGATCGGTTCAGCGCTGGCAACCGAGCTGGGAATACGGCTCGCACGACGCCCCATAGCTGGTCACCCAGAGGATGCAGTGTTAGTATTCCCGGAAGGCGGCTACACCGTCTTTCGAACACGCTCGCCGGAGATCCATGTGTTGTTCGATCACGGTCCACTCGGGTTCGGCAGTCTTGCGGCTCACGGCCATGCGGATGCACTCTCCGTCGCCGTATCGCTGGATGGGAGACCCTTGCTCGTGGACCCAGGGGCATATACGTATCACGACGAGCCCGCGTGGCGCGACTACTTCCGCTCGACTCGGGCACATAACACCGTGTGCATAGACGGTCGGTCGCAGGCAGAGATGCTGGGCCCGTTCCTGTGGGGCCGTCGCTATGAGGTCCGCGCCACCGCTGGCTCCGCACACACTTACCATGTCCCAGGCAGGACCACCCCCTTCTACGACGCCACTCACGAGCGATCGGTACGTTTGGAGGGCAGACGCCTCGTCGTGACCGACCGTATCATGGGAGGTTTCCGAAGCGCAGAGGCCGCTTGGCATTGTCACCCGGACGTGGAGGTCAGCCGTAACGGAGAGAGGGAACTGGTGCTTGCGCAGGATGGCAAGCGGGTCGCGCGCATGAGCCTGCACTTCGCACCTGCGGACCTATCGCTAGTCCGCGGCAACCCTGCCGACGACAAGCCGACCCCAGGGTGGTATTCTCCCGGTCTAGGCAGGAAAACACCTACTACCAGCATCCTCGTCCGGCTGCCATCGCGCGCAGAACAGCTCGTTACACACTTCGACTTCGATTAGCTACGTCCGCTTCCACCAAAGATGCTGCGAGGTGCCCCATTCCTTGCATGCCGCGCGAATGCGATCCATGTCGGCCGTGGTAAGCGGTCGGAATGCACGCGCAGCTCGCACGTTCTCCTCCACCTGTTCCATCGTGGTCATACCGCACGTTAGGGTCGCGATCGGTAGTGAGAATGCGTAGTGAAGCATCTCTTGGGAGGACACCACCTTCTTGCCGGCGTTCTGCCACCCTTTCAGGCTCTTCATGCCTGCCACCGATACGCCCTTCGTGTTAGCATAGGGAATGGTCTCGAGCGCAAAGTCGTTCAGATGGTAGTCCGCTGCAGACACCGGCACCAGGATGGCATCGAATGGGTAGCGCTTGAGAGCCTCGAGGATCACCTCGGGTTGCGTGTGCCCAGTGATCCCGATGTAGCGGATCTTTTCCGCTCGCTTCGCCTCCTCCAACGCCTCGATCGGCCCACCCTTTGCCAGCACGGTGTCCAGCGTACGTATGTCGTTGATGGCGTGTAGGTGCAAAAGGTCAATCATCGAGACCTTCATGCGTTCCAAGGACTCGGTGATGTCCTTGGCGGCAGCCTCCTTGGTTCGGCCCAGTGTCTTCGTCGCCAGGAAGAACTCCTTGCGCCGCTCGGCAACCCGAGCGACGGCCCGCTCTCCCGCTCCGCGCTGGTAGCTGGGCGCCGTGTCTATGTAATTCACGCCCAGGTCTAATGCGCGGCGCAGCATCTTCTCGCACAGGTCCAGGTCGTTCGGCGGAACCTCGGCCATGCCAAAGGCCAGTATGGAGGCCTTCCAGCCCATCTTCCCGGCGTCTCGCTTCTGCAGATCCCGGCCGGCCGCCTGCGCTTCGCCCGCCCAGCCGAGCCGAGCTGCCACCACGCTCAGTCCCGCAGCGGCGGCCTTACGCAAGAACTCCCGTCTCGTCGTACTCATCAGACCCCCCGCAAGCATACCCGCTGTGAGGCACAGGTTCGATTGACTCGCCTTCCGCTTGTCCCGTATACTCGCAGCGGTTTGCCCCCGCGTCCCGACTTCATATCGCTCTGGACGCGTGAACGGAGCCAGGGAGTACGCCTTGAGTACGGAAGACCTCTTGATGGACGCCGACGACATCCGGCGAACGATTGTCCGCATCGCTCACGAGGTGCTGGAGCGCAATCGCGGTTCCCAAGATTTGGTGGTTATTGGCATACTCCGCCGGGGGGCGCCGGTCGCCAAGCGCCTGGCCTTCGAGCTAGCCCGCATCGAGGGCGGGGCCGTCCCGGTGGGAACCGTGGACCCAAGGCCCTATCGCGACGACGTGGAGAAGGGTGAGACCCCTCCGGACAACACGGACATTCCTTTCAGCATCACCGACAAGAGGGTGATCCTGGTGGACGAGGTGATGCACACGGGCCGCACGGTTCGGGCTGCGATGGACACGTTGGTCAAGCAGGGCAGGCCCGCTTGTATCCAGCTCGTAGCGCTGATAGACCGGGCACACCGCGAGCTGCCCATCAGCCCCGACTACATCGGCCGTGCCATCGCGACCGAACCGGATGATTTCGTCCGCGTCGAACTTACGGAGCTCGATGGCCAGGACCGTGTGATCGTGGAGAAACGGGAGCAGCGACGATGAGCCTGTTGGACATCCGCAGCCTCGAGAGGAGTGAGATCGAGACCTACATTCGGGAGGCTATCAAGTATCGCAACGCCTGTACGTCCGGGGAGCCGGTGCCTCAGGTTTCCGGCACCGTGTGTCTCCTTTTCTTCGAAGCCAGCACTCGCACGCGTGCCTCTTTCGAGAGTGCGGCTCGCAAACTGGGCCTAAGTGGGTCCTTCGTGGCTCCCGCGACCAGCTCCATCCAGAAGGGTGAGTCCATTCTGGACACCGTAGTGACTCTGGACTACGCGGGTGTGGACTGCTTGGTGATCCGCCATCCTAGCCCTGGGGCACCACACAAGGCTGCCGAAGTCTTCGATGGGGGAGTGGTAAATGCAGGGGACGGCTGCCACGAACATCCGACGCAGGCACTCGCCGACCTGCTTACCATCATCAGCCGGAAGGGTACCGTCGCAGGGCTCACGGTCGCCATCGTAGGTGACATCGTTCACAGTCGGGTGGCTCGGTCCAACGCTTGGTGTCTGACGAAGATGGGTGCGAAGGTGCGTTTCGTCGGTCCTCTGACGTTGCTGCCGAAGGACTGCAGCTTGCTTCCTGTGGAGCCCTGTGACAACCTGGCCGCCGGACTGTCGGACGCGGATGTGGTGATGGCCCTGCGCCTGCAACGCGAGCGGATGAACGGTTATGACCTGGGAAGCCTGGCCGAGTACACCCAGCACTTTCAGATCAACCGCGAGTCGCTGAAATTGGCAAAGGATGACGTGCTGGTCATGCACCCGGGCCCTATCAACCGCGGCGTGGAGCTGGACGACTTCGCTGCGGACAGCACCTTCTCGGCGATACACAACCAGGTAGAAAATGGGATCTACGTGCGGATGGCGGTGCTAGCGAACGAGTTCGATAAGCTGCGAGGAGACGCATGAAGACGCTGCTCAAGGGTGGTAGGGTGCTCGATCCGTCCCAGAACCTCGACGTAATCGGCGATCTACTGATCGAGAACGACCAGATCGTCGAGATGAACGGGCAGGAGAAGCTGGAGCCGGGTGATACCATCATTGACTGCACGGGTCTGTGGGTGTGTCCCGGTCTCATTGACCTGCATGTTCACCTTCGCGAGCCGGGATTCGAGTACAAGGAGACGATTAGCACCGGTACGCAGGCTGCGGCAGCGGGCGGTTTCACTACCATCTGCTGCATGCCGAACACGGACCCCCCTCTTGACAAGCGGGCCATCATCGAGTACGTAGTGACGCGCGCGGCTTCTTCCGAGAGCGGCGGCATCTTCGTTGCTCCCATCGGAGCGGTGGCGCGAGGAATGGGCAGTGACCACCTAGCCGAGATCGCATCCATGAAGGAGGCCGGCATTGTTGCGGTGAGCGATGACGCGTTTCCCATTCAGGATGCAGAGATGATGCATCAGGCGATGCAGTACTGCAAGATGCTCGACCTCCCAATAGCCACTCACTGCGAAGATCTGAGCCTCACACGCGGCGGGGCAATGAACGAAGGCGCGATGAGCGCCGTGTTAGGTCTGAAGGGTATGCCACGCACGGCGGAAGACATCCAGGTCGCGCGCAACTGCGTGCTCAGCATCTCCACCGGTTGCCGATTACACGTGTGCCACGTCAGCACTTGGGGCGCCGTCGAGACCATCCGGAAGGCCAAGTCGCTGGGCGCGCCGGTGACCGCCGAGGTGACCCCGCATCACCTCATCCTCACCGACAATGCGACCGACGGATTCGACACTAACTGCAAGATGAACCCACCGCTGCGTACGCAGAAGGACGTGGACGCGCTCCGAGAAGCGCTGGCCGACGGCACCATAGACTGCATCGCCACCGATCACGCCCCCCACTCGCTGCATGAAAAGCAGCTACCATTCTCCGAAGCGCCTTTCGGCATCGTGGGGCTGGAGAGCGCAGTGGGGCTGATACTAACACATCTGACACATACTGGGGTACTCTCCCCGCTGCAGACGATACGCGCGATGAGTACGGCACCCGCCGAGGCCTTTGCGCTGGGTGGCGGAACGCTGATCCCCGGAGAGCTCCCCGCCGCACAGATCACGGTGATCGATCCTGACCTAGAGTGGACGTTCGACGTGCGCAAGACGTTCTCCAAGAGCCGAAACTCGCCCTTCCACGGATGGCAACTTCGCGGAAAAGCCGTGATGACCATCTGGGGCGACGAGGTCTACCGAGACGGCGTCATGGACGCGCGCGTCTCGACGCAATGAGTTGTGCACAGCCTGTTAGTTCTCGAAAGCGGAGACCGCTTCGTTGGCGAGCCCATAGGTGCGCGCGGACGCACCACGGGGGAGATCGTCTTCGTAACCGGCATGACGGGTTATCAGGAGGTCCTGACCGACCCCAGTTATGCCGGGCAGATCGTCGTTTTCACGTATCCGCTGATAGGTAACTACGGTATCAACGCGGATGACTTCGAGAGTGAGGGCGTTCGCCCGAGAGGCATCGTCGTTCTCCAGGCCTGCCACGAACCTTCTAACTGGAGAAGCAGGCAGACGCTGCCAGAGTTCCTGGCTCAACACGGCCTAGTGTGCATCGAGGGGGTGGATACTCGTGCGGTCACCCGGCTGATTCGCGACCAGGGAGCGATGAAAGCCACGATTACCACCGACGAAACCGGGGACGAGGCTCTTGCTCGCCTGCGTGCGGAGCCGGACTACGGAACGCAAACATTCGTCGAAGAGGTATCCACACACGAGCCATACTGTTGGGGACGTTACGGCAAAGAGCCTTTCAGCTCCTATGAAGAAGGTTACCGCTACCAGGTGGTAGTGCTCGACTGCGGCATCAAGTACAACATCCTGCGCCGGCTTGCCGCGGCAGGGTGCCGATCTCTCGTACTGCCAGCATCCGCATCGGCGCAAGAGATCCTGGCGCTACCAGCAGACGGCGTGGTGCTCTCCCCCGGCCCCGGCGATCCAGAGTTGCTAACATCCATCGTCGGCACCGTGACGGAGTTGTTGGGTAGAAAGCCGATCCTCGGCATCTGCCTTGGTCACCAGATTCTCGCATTGGCGCTCGGCGGGCGAACGGCGAAGCTCAAGTTCGGCCATCACGGAAGCAACCACCCAGTGCGGCAGTTGGCGGATGGCACGGTGCGAATCACCAGCCAGAACCACGGCTACGCGGTACTGGCAGACAGTCTTGCAGGGAGCGGAGCAGAGCTGACACAGATACACGTTACGGACGAGTCCGTCGAGGGCTTTCGGCACGATGAACTTCGCCTGACCGCCATCCAGTACCACCCCGAGGCGGCTCCCGGTCCTTGGGACAGCAGACACTACATCCCCGACTTCCTGGCCAGTCTGGATAGGTGAACGGGCCAGGCACCTACCGGCGGGAGCCTACTTCGCGGCGTGTGCGTAGGTAGTCTCGCAGTCCCACCCACGGCCTTGGATCCAATTGCTCCCGAATGTCGGGACATATGCCGCAGCGCGAACACACACTGACATCGCACGGTGGGTCCTGTTGCCCTCGCAGCGCGCGCTGCCATTCCTTCCACAGGTACGACTTGGGGAACCCTAGATCTATAATGTCCCACGGAAAGACCTCGTCGAACTCCCTAGGCCGCTGCGCATAGAACACAGGGTCCACTCCCGAGCGCCGGAAGGCCTCTCTCGTGGAGCCCTCTGCCAGATACAACTCGTATACCAACGATGACACCCGCCTATCGCCGCGTGCCAGCGTGGCCTCCAATACCGCCATCCGCGGACTCTCGCCTAACACACGTACGTCCGGGTACTTGCGAAGACGCGAGCGCACGTGTCGAACCTTCGTTTCGAGCAGTTTGAGAGGGTCCTGTGCCGCCCACATAAAGGGCGCGCCGGGCTTGGGCACATGACAACTGATGGAAAGCGAGATGCGGTCCGGTCGGAACTCGGATCGTATCATCTCCGCTGTCTCGCATATCCCCTCCACGTCCTCGATGGTCTCGGTCGGGAGCCCCACCATGTAATACAGCTTCACGCGACGTACGCCGTAACGCAACGCAGTCGCCACCGCGTCGCGAATCTGGTCTGCAGTCAGTCGCTTGTTGATGAACTCCCGCAGCCGCTCGGAGCCGGCCTCCGGGGCGATTGTGATGGACTTCTGCCCACCCGCAGCCATGTTCTCGACTAGCTTGGGTGTGATCGTATCAGCCCGCAAGGAGCTAACATTGTATGGGATGGAGCGAGACACGAGGTCGGTGGTTACCCCCTCCGCGTCCGGGTGATCATACACGCTGGCACCAACGAGACCCACTCGCTCACCTACCACCGTGTTCGCGTAGGTCTCCTGCACGGTGGCGCCGCTCTTGAACCGTGGAGGAAGAAAGGCATAGCCTACCACGCAGAACCGACAGTGCCGACCGCATCCACGCATAATCTCCGTCAGCCGCATATTGGAGAACTCGGTGTTAGGGGTGGTAATCACGCTCGACGTGTTCAGTCGTTCGAGGTCGTTCACCCACACGCGTCGGACGGGCAGGGGCACCTCGGGTCGCTTCGCCTCGAAGCCTGCTACCGTCCCATCCGAGTGATAGTGAACGTCGTAGAACGAAGGTACGTAAATGCCGGGGATGCTTGCCAACGCCTCGAGCGTGGCCTGCCTGTCGCCACCTGCTCCCACCACCGCATCGGTCAGCTGAGCCAGGCTCTCCTCCGCCTCTCCAACCAGCATGGCGTCCACGAATTCGGCAATCGGCTCGGGGTTCAGCACCGTCACCGGCCCGCCTAACAAGACGAGCGGGTGGCGTTCGTCCCGGTCGGCGGCCCTCAACGGAAGCCCCGCCAGGTCCAGGATTTGCAGGATGTTCGGGTAATCGGGCTCGTAGCTGACCGAAAAGCCGAGAATGTCGAACTCACGGACCGCCCGCTGTGTCTCTACAGTGAGAAGCGGTGTTGCCGTACGACGGTACTCCTCGCGGTCCTCGGGGTCTGGAAGAAACACGCGCTCGCACGCCACGCCAGGCATCTCGTTGAAAAGCCGGTACACCACCTGAAAACCGAGGTTAGACATGCCCAGGTAGTAGGTGTTGGGAAAGGCGAGCGCCACCCGCAGACGCGCGCCGTGGGGACGCAGGATCGTGCCCCGCTCGTCTTGGAGCAATCTTTGCAGTTTCTCGATCAGCTTACGGGACATGGAGATTCCTAGCTTGACTAAGCATCCGGTATTGTATCATGTAGACATGAGTTCGTCCCGGTCACTCGCCGCCGTAGCGGTTCTTTGCCTCGCCTGCGGCCTTTCGGCTCAATCGCTGTTTCACCAGAGGCTGGCGGTCGGCTTGGGTGCGGCGTCTCAGGGAATCCTGAACGAGAAGGGCCACGCGGCATTCCTGGCGGTCCCAGCCGACGGGCAGTATTACGATCCGTGGATCGCAGGCCGACCCTTCGCCCCCCACCTGCTTATCGGCGGGCGAACCTGCGAGCTATACGCACTAGACCCGACGGGAACCTTGCTCTGGGGCCTGCAGCGCGACTCGGTGGGGCCCTACAGGCACGCGTACCTGGATGTGACCGATCTCAGTGCCGAGGTCGGAAGCCTTACGAGCAACGCTAGAGGAGCGGGGTTTATGCCCGCAAGCGGGCAACCGGTTTGGTATGACGGTAAGAGGGTGTACGTCGGGACCACCGCCTACAGCGATGCTATCCTCGGTGGGGGCTCGACCTCGATCGGCACCGCGCTGGTAGACGATGCCGGCAACATCGCCTGGTCGGGAAGCGGTCCGGCAACGGGTGGGCAGCGCGATGTCTTCTTCAACTCCACGAACCTGAGCGCAGCTGTACTCGGCTCTTCGCGCTTCGCGGCTCCGGTGGCCACCTCCGGCGGAAAGACCGCCTGGTTCGGATACGGCAGCCTCACCGACGGGAACACCGACTCCTTTGTCAACACTACCAACGTCAGCCGCGCAGCGCTCGGCACGGACCCGCGCGAGGCCTATCCTAAGGCGGTCAACGCCTTTGGAAAGCTGCTGTGGTCGGGCTGGGGCACTGCGACCTTCGGCGGGCTCGACGTGTTCCTGGACGGCACCAATCTCAGCATGCCGCTTCTAGGCAACGGGGAGGACCGCTCGGCTACTCCCATTGGGATGAGCCCAACGGCCTCGGCCCTTTGGATCGGGCAGTCGTTCCAGGCGACCGGAAGCGCTCCTGTGCTCTATCTCAACTCCACCAACTACAGCGGGCCGATCCTGGGGAGCGGCGGCGACGTGGTGGCCCTCGGGATCACCGATGGCGGAGTTCCTGTCTGGGCCGGCACGGGCGAAGGCACCTCGGGCCGCCGCAACGTCTTTCGCGGAACAGTCAACGTGACCAAAGCGGCCTACGGGGGCACGAGCCGCTTCAGCTTCCTCATGGCGATGAACCGAAGGGGCCAGGTGTTGTGGAGGGCAGAAGAGCCGGAAGGCACCCTCACCGTGTGGCTGACATCGCCCAGCCTCCCGACCACCCTCACCGGAACCATCGACCTCGATGGTCTCGCCGACCCACAGCCGCGCGATGTGGTGTTCGAGTTCTTGGAGCCGGGAACGGGCGACGTGCTGTTCACGCAGGACGTGTACCTGTATGCCGATGGCTCCTTCTACGCCGAACCGCCGCAGACCGGCCTCTTCGACATTCGCGTGCGCTCCCCGCATTTCGTAAGCCGCGTGGCTCGGGGCATTCCCGTGTGCG
It encodes the following:
- a CDS encoding glycosyltransferase family 4 protein, with amino-acid sequence MPEKPKVLVVGPVPPPVGGVETQISTLLESPLRERFDLVHCNTSKARPKQTQGKFDVGNIVWALRHFRQLRADIRTHKPDVVYMPVSSTHAGFLRDAVFAVIVNRHRRLLVGHVHGGDFDRLYATVSRPFQKVIVRTLNRCDVVCALGTMWEKLFRSVGVRSAVRIVPPTSYHMVFDRGEKVARSPNGPSGKDGQPVTVLFVGQVGRRKGAFDILAAAESIRERAPNSRLLMVGPDEFAGEWEQVMAEVDRRGLQDYIEFTGPLQGDDLLAAYSRGDLLLLPSYHEGFPAVLIEAGAFGAPVVTTPVGAVRDYVTDGENGYFVEPGNAAQIADRVVELCNDSVKRYQMGICNRERARNYHPDSIAARVGDAIQLAMDLPPQRRALGKRPRVLLVGPVPPPVGGVESVTRCLLDSDLRFDFNVIHCDTSRRQTKEHVSRLTLLNVLWASFYSLRYIYLVLRHMPHIVHIPMVSLRLPFVRDAGLTLFGCLCRRKVVLHSHDGYLPEVYDRAGPIWRKLMIWIFNRSERLVTLTDSWKHFFEERGVKRPIDVVNNPLDDMFGDVASYRSANSDRPWTVLFVGAICRDKGVPDLLQTAKRVLEVRPDIRFRLVGPGRFVGEWAAMVAERGKLGLDDFVEMPGSLQGADLLRAYADADCFVLPTYKEGMPVVLLEAMAAGLVVITTDVGGILDLIEDGVNGFVLKPGDVDGFTECILAIAQNPEKYRWMGEENRRKVLSHYMAHAVAEQMAEVYRRVLNQ
- a CDS encoding alginate lyase family protein — translated: MNLGWTLRRLRAMSAAEIIMRLRRRLRDHLVPPLRSKLSAEQAFDTYFRGENPLASWGEVPDGVISLLQGPPPALEPVSLDAALRLDLFGKQVVLDDPPNWHKNYATGAEWPIGEKMDFHRTDLAGGPKWVWEINRHSMFSALAYGYHATGDLAYAGKLLAWMEDWVDRNPADRGIHWTSALELAVRLVVWTWCLRMVAASPEGRGLLARSPMKKIVGCMAQHADYVCNNYSYGSSGNNHLIGEVAALAVFARCWPAWDSADQWLVWARAMAEHECLNQFWPDGVSKEQSFHYVPFIWEFYLHMALAGIPLSPEVIARLDASARFVDAIATCSGFVPQVGDEDDGTVLRQLPGGWPRFGVIGSALATELGIRLARRPIAGHPEDAVLVFPEGGYTVFRTRSPEIHVLFDHGPLGFGSLAAHGHADALSVAVSLDGRPLLVDPGAYTYHDEPAWRDYFRSTRAHNTVCIDGRSQAEMLGPFLWGRRYEVRATAGSAHTYHVPGRTTPFYDATHERSVRLEGRRLVVTDRIMGGFRSAEAAWHCHPDVEVSRNGERELVLAQDGKRVARMSLHFAPADLSLVRGNPADDKPTPGWYSPGLGRKTPTTSILVRLPSRAEQLVTHFDFD
- a CDS encoding aldo/keto reductase; this translates as MSTTRREFLRKAAAAGLSVVAARLGWAGEAQAAGRDLQKRDAGKMGWKASILAFGMAEVPPNDLDLCEKMLRRALDLGVNYIDTAPSYQRGAGERAVARVAERRKEFFLATKTLGRTKEAAAKDITESLERMKVSMIDLLHLHAINDIRTLDTVLAKGGPIEALEEAKRAEKIRYIGITGHTQPEVILEALKRYPFDAILVPVSAADYHLNDFALETIPYANTKGVSVAGMKSLKGWQNAGKKVVSSQEMLHYAFSLPIATLTCGMTTMEQVEENVRAARAFRPLTTADMDRIRAACKEWGTSQHLWWKRT
- the pyrR gene encoding bifunctional pyr operon transcriptional regulator/uracil phosphoribosyltransferase PyrR, coding for MSTEDLLMDADDIRRTIVRIAHEVLERNRGSQDLVVIGILRRGAPVAKRLAFELARIEGGAVPVGTVDPRPYRDDVEKGETPPDNTDIPFSITDKRVILVDEVMHTGRTVRAAMDTLVKQGRPACIQLVALIDRAHRELPISPDYIGRAIATEPDDFVRVELTELDGQDRVIVEKREQRR
- a CDS encoding aspartate carbamoyltransferase catalytic subunit; this encodes MSLLDIRSLERSEIETYIREAIKYRNACTSGEPVPQVSGTVCLLFFEASTRTRASFESAARKLGLSGSFVAPATSSIQKGESILDTVVTLDYAGVDCLVIRHPSPGAPHKAAEVFDGGVVNAGDGCHEHPTQALADLLTIISRKGTVAGLTVAIVGDIVHSRVARSNAWCLTKMGAKVRFVGPLTLLPKDCSLLPVEPCDNLAAGLSDADVVMALRLQRERMNGYDLGSLAEYTQHFQINRESLKLAKDDVLVMHPGPINRGVELDDFAADSTFSAIHNQVENGIYVRMAVLANEFDKLRGDA